From Acidobacteriota bacterium, a single genomic window includes:
- a CDS encoding VCBS repeat-containing protein encodes MAAGSNKLRGTTGNDTIRIGRNGESIVIEGLGGGNLTISSFAPTGELVIYGLEGDDTLEIDFSGGPFPFSSVSFHGGGQVSATGDTVTLLGGSFDRGVSDPINSHDGTITYSGGETGNFVLKYTGLEPINDLTAVADFTINATTALNFLNIVNGPIVSATQTTQVNDGGGAFELVNVANKATLRINALDGSDQIAFNNNLKGVGINSFIVSGGIGNDQFNINGPGTVAGTSYVFNGGDNDDLFVISGGLLSAAVTINGDAHNGATPNTQDRLTVNSFASNVTQSATQLGFSGGQSINFATIELISLNNLNTLSVSGTAASDSLLLSKPTATDFRSVLNSGLPVEFNDPAAAVGAQFFANVGASGDTFTVDNTSRLVDLRVAYNADASAGDVLNVFGNPGSAIARESYIVGASEDAGRFLVDPNGNMGYLKTSVTSADGDELDISFNGLDSALNSDTPADIFDIALSASPDNATISNDGVLLNTFQSMRLVDNLATFVNTRLTRKTKITVAGFLSTDTIAWNLGNVSANLANLEFYGFLPPGLGVDDAPGSSINRDVVDINDPAGAVRNGTFTYSTTQSVVDISGLGVTTRVGTAETISYDGSATNDDRMTIVDNASAALPARVANLTSNGAEFTRNGGVGNPEFAPDLFITGLGGVATPLTVDGSAPTTNPGDLFVYGGPSNATVTLTGAGSGTVTAAGVIGVAYQNFEATRFSNRKPPADFDGDLRTDVSIFRPASGQWWLNRSTLGTITHTFGNSADRLEPGDYTGDGKTDVAIYRPSTSEWFVLRSEDSTFFSFPFGTAEDLSVPADYDGDGRADAAVFRPSSSTWFIQRSSGGTTIQPFGSAGDKPAPADYDGDGKADIAVFRPSNGQWWLNRSTAGIIVLTFGISTDRQTPGDFTGDGKADVAFWRPGTGEWFVLRSEDLTFFSFPFGTVGDIPAPGDYDGDGKFDAAVFRPSTATWFLRQSTAGTSILGFGISTDLPVPTAYLP; translated from the coding sequence ATGGCAGCCGGCAGTAACAAACTTCGCGGAACGACGGGGAACGACACGATCAGGATCGGGCGAAACGGCGAGTCGATCGTGATCGAAGGACTTGGCGGCGGAAACCTCACCATTTCATCGTTCGCGCCGACCGGTGAATTGGTGATCTACGGCCTTGAGGGCGATGACACGCTTGAGATCGACTTCTCCGGCGGACCGTTTCCGTTCTCGAGCGTATCATTCCACGGCGGCGGGCAAGTCTCCGCGACCGGCGATACCGTGACGCTCCTCGGCGGGAGTTTCGACCGCGGCGTGAGCGACCCGATCAATTCGCATGACGGGACAATCACGTATTCAGGCGGCGAGACAGGAAATTTCGTCCTCAAATACACCGGACTTGAACCGATCAACGACCTGACGGCGGTCGCCGATTTCACGATCAACGCGACGACGGCGCTCAATTTCCTCAACATCGTCAACGGCCCGATCGTCTCCGCGACGCAAACCACGCAGGTCAATGACGGAGGCGGTGCCTTTGAATTGGTGAACGTCGCCAACAAGGCCACTCTGCGGATCAATGCGCTTGACGGAAGCGATCAGATCGCCTTCAACAACAACTTGAAGGGCGTCGGCATCAATTCCTTTATCGTCAGCGGCGGGATTGGCAACGATCAATTCAACATCAATGGTCCGGGCACGGTCGCCGGAACATCCTACGTTTTCAATGGCGGTGACAACGATGATCTTTTCGTTATTTCCGGCGGTCTTCTTTCGGCGGCAGTCACGATAAACGGCGATGCCCACAACGGAGCGACTCCGAACACGCAAGATCGCCTGACCGTCAATTCTTTCGCTTCGAACGTGACGCAGAGTGCAACCCAGCTTGGATTTTCGGGCGGACAATCGATCAATTTCGCGACAATTGAATTGATCAGCCTCAATAATCTGAACACCTTGTCCGTCAGCGGCACTGCGGCAAGTGACTCGCTTCTGCTGTCCAAACCAACCGCAACGGATTTTCGCTCGGTTCTCAATTCGGGACTGCCCGTTGAATTCAATGACCCGGCAGCCGCCGTCGGAGCCCAGTTCTTTGCGAACGTCGGAGCTTCCGGCGACACGTTCACCGTCGACAACACGTCACGATTGGTTGATCTTCGGGTCGCGTACAACGCCGATGCCAGCGCCGGCGACGTCCTCAACGTTTTCGGCAATCCCGGATCGGCGATCGCCCGCGAATCATACATCGTCGGTGCCAGCGAGGATGCCGGTCGATTTCTGGTGGACCCGAACGGGAATATGGGCTATCTGAAGACTTCAGTGACGAGCGCCGACGGTGACGAACTTGATATTTCCTTCAACGGTCTCGACAGCGCCTTGAATTCTGACACGCCCGCGGACATTTTCGACATTGCGCTGTCGGCGTCTCCGGACAACGCGACGATCTCCAACGACGGAGTCCTGCTGAACACCTTCCAGTCGATGCGGCTAGTCGATAATTTGGCGACGTTCGTCAATACAAGACTGACGCGAAAAACGAAGATCACGGTCGCGGGCTTTCTCAGCACCGACACGATCGCGTGGAATCTTGGCAACGTGAGTGCCAATCTTGCCAACCTGGAATTTTACGGATTCCTTCCGCCGGGCCTCGGAGTGGACGATGCCCCCGGAAGTTCGATAAACCGGGACGTCGTGGACATTAACGACCCGGCGGGCGCGGTCAGGAACGGTACGTTCACTTACTCCACAACGCAATCCGTCGTCGACATTTCTGGACTCGGTGTAACTACCCGCGTCGGAACCGCCGAAACCATCAGCTACGATGGCAGCGCAACCAATGACGACCGGATGACGATCGTCGACAACGCTTCCGCCGCATTACCTGCGCGGGTCGCCAATCTGACGTCGAACGGCGCCGAATTCACGAGAAACGGCGGTGTCGGGAATCCCGAATTCGCGCCCGATCTCTTCATTACGGGTCTTGGAGGAGTAGCGACTCCTCTGACGGTCGACGGGTCGGCGCCGACGACCAATCCGGGTGATCTTTTTGTCTACGGCGGTCCGTCCAACGCAACGGTCACATTGACCGGGGCAGGTTCCGGGACGGTTACGGCGGCCGGCGTGATCGGCGTTGCGTACCAGAATTTTGAAGCCACCAGATTTTCCAACCGAAAACCACCGGCAGACTTTGACGGGGATCTGAGAACGGACGTTTCGATCTTCCGGCCTGCGTCCGGACAGTGGTGGCTGAATCGGTCGACGCTTGGAACAATCACGCATACCTTCGGCAATTCCGCTGACAGGCTGGAACCCGGCGACTACACCGGCGACGGCAAAACGGATGTCGCGATCTATCGGCCGTCGACCTCCGAATGGTTCGTTCTGCGAAGCGAAGACTCTACCTTCTTCTCGTTCCCGTTCGGAACGGCGGAAGATCTTTCGGTTCCGGCGGATTACGACGGCGATGGGCGTGCAGACGCGGCAGTATTCAGGCCTTCGAGTTCGACCTGGTTCATTCAGCGTTCGAGCGGCGGAACGACGATCCAGCCGTTTGGGAGCGCTGGCGATAAACCGGCGCCGGCAGACTATGACGGCGACGGCAAGGCTGACATTGCCGTCTTCCGCCCGTCGAACGGACAATGGTGGCTTAACCGATCAACGGCCGGAATCATCGTCTTAACGTTCGGTATCTCGACCGATCGCCAAACTCCGGGCGACTTTACGGGTGACGGCAAGGCTGACGTCGCGTTCTGGCGGCCGGGCACGGGAGAATGGTTCGTTCTTCGCAGCGAAGACCTGACGTTTTTCTCATTCCCATTCGGAACGGTTGGTGACATCCCGGCCCCCGGCGATTACGACGGCGACGGGAAGTTCGACGCGGCTGTTTTCAGACCTTCGACCGCGACGTGGTTCCTTCGCCAGTCGACCGCGGGAACATCGATCCTCGGATTCGGCATCTCGACCGATTTACCAGTTCCGACTGCATACTTGCCATAG
- a CDS encoding VCBS repeat-containing protein translates to MMHDFDSLFVQSRRSSLIEATTLNIRIRVFISKTRHSFGAFALGFLLLFSSVLNSYSKPSLLNSFPFANSQTFAAEFLISPGDLDSSFNGRGIRTDGYGNGADEIYGTALQSDGKIVVVGRSGIGARFPAIVTRYNTDGSLDSSFNLSGSVSLLNAMATAFAVRIQPDGKIVVVGSVFTGQFSDFAVIRLNSNGTFDSTFDDDGIVATSINARNDVAFAVSIQSDGKIVVAGSDENPNLSLFREFAVVRYNSDGSLDSSFGFGGKKTTLLTASSEARAVALQPDGKIVVAGAGEHLAGVVRYNLDGTLDSTFDGDGIATLSSYSAYSIALQTDGKIVLGGSPTSGNIDLTVIRFNTDGSLDTTFDGDGIARAPENFGTHISNAIVIGAGEKITAVGEALSEFIAVRFNSDGSLDTNFGNSGKASAVFNVQRVDANGAAIAPDGRLVIAGFVQKPNSATDFALARFNLGGNLDLTFGSGGMTTNDIGDGEVYTMAVAVQSDGKIVTAGRHFIPDSVSANWNFAISRYNANGSLDTTFDVDGKVSIGVFDNVSDYATSMAIQPDGKIIVAGYIGETTLCTLVRLNPDGSPDSSFNGNGRVFTSVGSDRSYANSVALQSNGKIVIGGYSHVGSSTDFSAVRYNSDGSLDTSFNGTGIVITPVGNVSDQANSVLVQPDGKVVLAGTSGVNGVGNFAMVRYNEDGTLDSSFGVGGKVLTLAGTTSSLGFAASLQTDGKILVGGGSIISNVGFALARYNADGALDAGFGSNGIVNTQVNATSQINALKVQPNGKIIAVGESTAIGQNGYDFAIVRYDSNGSLDPSWGNAGKVITNISGIQDNAYAVAIDQSGNIVVAGRAGGLSGVVRYFGDPVNSTRKTLFDFDGDSKTDLGIFRPAMGEWWYQKSSNGGNFAAQFGASTDRIVPADYTGDGKTDFAFFRPSSGQWFVLRSEDFSFFAFPFGVGTDIPVPADYDGDGKADAAVFRPSTLTWFIQKSSGGTDILAFGASGDKPVVGDYDGDGKADIAIFRPNGANGAEWWIRRSSNASVFALQFGISTDKPVQGDYTGDGKADVAVWRPSNGNWFILRSEDFSYFSFPFGANGDVPVAGDYDGDGKFDAGVFRPTSNSWFIQRSTAGLLIQQFGTTGDLPVPSAFVP, encoded by the coding sequence ATGATGCATGATTTTGATTCGCTTTTTGTGCAGTCTCGCCGTAGTAGCTTGATAGAGGCAACCACGTTGAATATTCGGATTCGCGTTTTCATTTCAAAGACCCGACATTCGTTTGGCGCTTTTGCTTTAGGATTCTTACTGCTCTTTTCTTCAGTTTTGAATAGTTACTCAAAACCGAGTTTGCTCAATAGTTTTCCTTTCGCAAATTCTCAAACATTTGCCGCGGAATTCCTTATTTCTCCGGGCGACCTTGATTCAAGTTTCAACGGTAGGGGAATACGAACTGACGGTTACGGAAACGGGGCGGATGAAATTTACGGAACGGCTCTACAATCTGACGGCAAGATCGTAGTTGTTGGAAGGTCAGGTATTGGCGCGCGTTTTCCGGCGATTGTCACTCGATATAATACTGACGGATCTCTCGATTCATCATTTAATCTATCCGGAAGTGTTTCCCTTTTGAACGCGATGGCAACCGCATTCGCCGTAAGAATTCAGCCGGATGGCAAAATCGTCGTCGTTGGTAGTGTTTTTACGGGTCAATTTTCGGACTTTGCGGTTATTCGCCTTAATTCGAACGGTACTTTTGACAGTACTTTTGACGATGACGGGATCGTGGCTACTTCTATAAACGCGCGAAATGACGTTGCATTTGCCGTATCAATTCAATCCGACGGCAAGATAGTCGTCGCCGGATCGGATGAAAATCCCAATCTTTCCCTTTTTAGAGAATTTGCAGTCGTTCGATACAATTCCGACGGATCATTAGATTCATCTTTTGGTTTTGGCGGCAAGAAAACAACGTTGTTAACCGCAAGTTCTGAAGCTCGTGCCGTTGCGCTACAACCGGACGGTAAGATCGTTGTCGCCGGAGCAGGAGAACATTTGGCGGGCGTTGTTAGATACAATTTGGACGGAACGCTCGACTCAACATTTGACGGCGATGGAATTGCTACCCTTTCATCCTATTCCGCCTATTCAATCGCGTTGCAGACTGATGGCAAAATCGTACTGGGAGGTTCGCCAACTTCCGGAAACATCGATTTGACGGTTATTCGTTTCAACACAGACGGATCATTGGACACAACGTTCGATGGCGACGGTATTGCCCGTGCCCCTGAAAACTTCGGTACGCACATCTCGAACGCGATTGTAATTGGAGCGGGCGAGAAGATCACTGCAGTCGGTGAGGCTTTATCCGAGTTTATCGCAGTCCGTTTCAACTCTGACGGGAGTTTGGACACAAATTTTGGAAATTCCGGCAAAGCCTCCGCTGTTTTCAATGTTCAGAGAGTTGACGCGAACGGCGCGGCGATAGCTCCCGATGGGAGACTTGTAATTGCAGGCTTTGTTCAAAAGCCGAATAGTGCGACCGATTTTGCTCTTGCGAGATTTAACCTTGGCGGGAATTTGGACCTTACATTCGGCTCAGGCGGCATGACAACCAACGATATCGGCGATGGCGAAGTCTACACAATGGCGGTCGCCGTTCAATCGGATGGGAAAATAGTCACGGCAGGTCGACATTTCATTCCCGATTCGGTGAGCGCCAATTGGAATTTTGCGATTTCTAGGTATAACGCAAATGGATCCCTCGATACAACATTTGACGTAGACGGAAAGGTGTCAATCGGTGTTTTTGACAATGTTAGCGATTACGCAACTTCAATGGCTATTCAGCCCGACGGAAAGATAATTGTCGCGGGCTATATCGGTGAAACGACGCTTTGCACGCTCGTTCGTCTTAATCCTGACGGTTCGCCGGATAGCAGCTTTAACGGTAACGGGAGGGTCTTTACTAGCGTCGGGTCAGATCGGAGTTACGCAAATTCTGTCGCTTTACAATCAAACGGCAAGATCGTTATCGGCGGCTATTCCCATGTGGGTAGTTCAACTGACTTTTCGGCTGTTCGCTACAATTCGGACGGTTCACTTGATACCTCATTCAATGGAACCGGCATAGTTATCACTCCCGTCGGCAACGTAAGTGATCAGGCAAACTCAGTTTTAGTTCAGCCGGACGGAAAAGTGGTGTTAGCTGGCACTTCAGGTGTAAACGGAGTCGGCAATTTTGCCATGGTTCGTTATAACGAGGATGGAACGCTTGATTCATCTTTTGGAGTTGGCGGAAAGGTTTTGACTCTGGCTGGTACGACGTCAAGCTTAGGTTTTGCAGCTAGTCTTCAGACGGACGGAAAGATCCTCGTCGGTGGAGGTTCGATCATTTCAAATGTAGGATTTGCGCTCGCCCGATATAATGCGGACGGCGCCCTTGACGCCGGTTTTGGTTCAAATGGAATAGTAAACACTCAGGTAAACGCAACTTCACAGATAAATGCGTTAAAAGTACAGCCAAACGGCAAAATTATTGCTGTCGGCGAATCTACGGCGATTGGCCAGAATGGTTACGATTTTGCGATTGTTCGTTACGATTCAAACGGGAGTCTTGACCCTTCCTGGGGCAACGCCGGTAAAGTCATTACGAATATTTCGGGAATTCAAGACAACGCATACGCTGTCGCGATAGATCAATCAGGAAATATCGTGGTTGCGGGCCGGGCAGGTGGTCTTTCGGGCGTTGTCAGATATTTTGGCGATCCCGTAAATTCTACTCGCAAGACGCTGTTTGATTTCGACGGCGATTCAAAAACGGATCTCGGAATCTTTCGACCCGCCATGGGCGAATGGTGGTATCAGAAATCTTCAAACGGCGGTAATTTCGCCGCACAGTTCGGGGCGTCAACAGATAGAATTGTTCCGGCTGATTATACAGGAGACGGTAAGACTGATTTCGCGTTTTTCCGTCCGTCGAGCGGACAGTGGTTTGTTTTACGCTCGGAAGATTTTTCGTTCTTTGCATTTCCGTTCGGAGTCGGGACTGATATCCCCGTTCCGGCTGATTATGACGGCGACGGCAAGGCTGATGCGGCCGTTTTTCGTCCGTCGACTTTGACTTGGTTTATTCAAAAATCATCGGGCGGAACTGACATCTTAGCTTTTGGTGCGTCAGGCGATAAACCTGTTGTCGGAGATTATGACGGCGACGGCAAAGCGGATATTGCGATTTTTAGACCAAACGGGGCGAATGGCGCGGAATGGTGGATTCGCCGAAGCTCAAACGCAAGTGTTTTTGCCTTGCAGTTCGGCATTTCAACGGATAAGCCGGTGCAAGGTGATTATACGGGCGACGGCAAGGCTGATGTTGCTGTTTGGCGACCGTCGAATGGGAATTGGTTTATCTTGCGTTCGGAAGATTTTTCGTACTTCTCGTTTCCGTTTGGAGCAAACGGCGATGTTCCGGTTGCGGGCGATTACGATGGCGACGGCAAGTTTGACGCAGGCGTGTTTCGACCGACGAGCAACTCTTGGTTCATTCAACGCTCGACTGCCGGATTATTGATTCAGCAATTCGGCACGACAGGAGATTTACCGGTTCCGAGTGCTTTTGTGCCGTAA
- a CDS encoding winged helix-turn-helix domain-containing protein, translated as MTIYKCRNWLLDTTERRILKDGVLLDITPKSFDLIQLLVERPGKIFTKDEILGLVWNGTIVEEANLPVQIFKIRRALGETKESQLIETISGVGYRFVGLVKVVPRREWEKLQNSSESSLENAKVVLPTVAVLPFKNQSDETEFDYIVDGITEELINHISKLSEIRVLARETVFRFKNSDLPLHELIGEYDVESVIVGRMRVQGPRLTVNCELIRCSDGTQRWGKSFRGNFDDVIAIEAQILKEVAQFFESRSKAKNGELSESAPRNAESHRLLLKARFLHEKSTENEINSAISYLLEAVGHDVTNTHAYVELIECYFSLFFFDYLSYQATVDKITPFLKIVSGLDQDLDVVQAMLGGKKMYLDWDFEAAEKHLLRAIGLNRNCLTARYRYTNFLITRERFAEALVELQTIKTQDPLSVSTLIRTGRIFFKLGQFENAESYFFEVLELSPGNYIALDLLAATKAELGELEKAASILRDSLDINFNLETVSMLGYVRALLGDREGANELIGRLRADTTAHTSRAFKIAKIHLGLKEYDEAFRLLGEAIRERDVDLISIKSNPCWTRVSDDKRYRAIIKTIDPMF; from the coding sequence ATGACGATCTACAAATGCCGCAATTGGCTCCTCGATACTACGGAACGCCGTATTCTTAAAGACGGAGTTCTTCTTGACATCACCCCGAAATCCTTCGATTTGATCCAACTGCTTGTAGAGCGCCCCGGGAAAATCTTCACGAAGGATGAAATTTTAGGGCTTGTTTGGAACGGGACTATTGTAGAAGAGGCAAATTTGCCTGTTCAGATCTTCAAAATTCGGCGAGCATTAGGCGAAACGAAAGAGTCACAATTGATTGAAACAATATCCGGTGTCGGATATAGATTTGTTGGTCTGGTAAAGGTTGTTCCGCGGAGGGAATGGGAGAAACTACAGAACTCTAGTGAATCTTCGTTGGAAAACGCGAAGGTCGTGTTACCGACGGTTGCAGTTTTGCCATTCAAGAATCAAAGTGACGAGACTGAGTTCGATTATATAGTTGACGGTATCACCGAAGAACTGATAAATCATATTTCAAAGCTATCTGAAATACGCGTGCTCGCGCGGGAAACCGTGTTTCGATTTAAGAATTCGGACTTGCCGCTCCACGAATTGATCGGCGAATACGATGTTGAGAGTGTTATCGTTGGGCGAATGCGGGTCCAAGGTCCGCGACTGACTGTCAACTGTGAATTGATCAGATGCAGCGACGGAACGCAACGGTGGGGAAAGAGTTTCAGAGGGAACTTTGACGACGTCATTGCGATCGAAGCTCAGATTCTTAAGGAAGTCGCTCAATTCTTTGAATCTCGTTCGAAGGCCAAAAACGGCGAGCTTTCGGAGTCCGCGCCGCGGAATGCGGAATCGCATCGGTTGCTTCTCAAGGCCAGGTTTCTTCACGAGAAGTCCACCGAAAACGAAATCAATAGTGCCATCTCGTATCTGCTTGAGGCGGTCGGCCACGACGTCACGAACACCCACGCGTACGTCGAACTGATCGAGTGTTATTTTTCGCTTTTCTTTTTCGATTATCTGTCGTACCAAGCCACCGTCGACAAGATAACTCCTTTTTTGAAGATCGTCTCGGGACTGGACCAGGATCTTGACGTCGTTCAGGCGATGCTCGGCGGGAAGAAGATGTATCTGGACTGGGATTTCGAAGCCGCCGAAAAGCATCTTTTGCGGGCGATCGGGTTGAACCGGAATTGTCTGACGGCGCGGTACAGGTACACGAACTTTCTGATCACGCGCGAGCGTTTTGCGGAGGCGCTGGTCGAACTGCAGACGATCAAGACGCAGGATCCGCTTTCGGTTTCGACGTTGATCCGGACCGGCCGGATCTTTTTCAAGCTCGGACAGTTTGAAAACGCCGAAAGCTATTTTTTCGAGGTGCTTGAACTGTCGCCGGGCAACTACATCGCGCTCGACCTGCTGGCGGCGACGAAGGCGGAACTCGGAGAATTGGAAAAGGCCGCATCGATCCTGCGGGACTCGCTCGACATCAACTTCAATCTCGAGACCGTCTCGATGCTCGGCTACGTCCGCGCGCTGCTCGGCGACCGCGAAGGGGCGAACGAACTCATCGGCCGGCTGCGCGCCGATACCACGGCGCACACCTCGCGGGCGTTCAAGATCGCGAAGATCCATCTCGGCCTGAAAGAGTATGACGAGGCGTTCCGACTTCTCGGCGAAGCGATCCGCGAACGCGACGTCGACCTCATCTCGATCAAGTCAAACCCCTGCTGGACGCGCGTCTCGGACGACAAAAGATACCGCGCGATCATCAAAACGATCGACCCGATGTTTTAG
- a CDS encoding leucine--tRNA ligase — MDEKYFAKKIEDKWQRIWNETNAFQADAGDPRPKFYQLEMLPYPSGNLHMGHVRNYSVGDALAWYKRLKGFNVLHPIGWDSFGQPAEDAAIKRGVDPRAWTEENLAHMRGQLQRLGLSYDWQTEIAAHRPEYYKFDQWFFLKMFEMGLAYKRKTQVNWCETDKAVLSNEQASGGLCWRCGNGVTKKDLEQWFLKTTAYADQLLDDMAEIESGWAEKVLKRQRDWIGRSEGALVDFGLGIGDFGLGESTDGPDSENPKSKIENPRSIRVFTTRIDTIYGANAVVVAAEHPVVEAYFESFSDETKAAIEKIRAEKLKVVDHETEQEKEGIDTGLRAVNPFSGEELPVWVGNYVMMEYGTGAVMSVPAHDERDFEFAKKYGLPIRQVISEPHLAHEHHSMHALALEQAFTGYGVLVHSDFWNGKSSEEAKKEMTRHASAHGFGEGATTYRLRDWGISRQRFWGSPIPIVYCGACGVVPEKYENLPVRLPENVAITGSGESPLAKVEEFVNTDCPRCGGKARRETDTMDTFVDSCWYYFRYIDPRNDEMPFDPEKAAYWTPVDQYIGGDDHAVMHLIYTRFWSKVMRDIGLVKFNEPVKRLLTQGMVVGETFFDEIPNPDDPAGKGKRIYFPPSQVTVERDAKGKILSAVSADGKTLKSAVERMSKSKGNGVDPDEMVEIYGADAARLFVLFAAPVENELVWNEAGIEGAVRFLQRVWRFVRTVSGEQGAVSGEPGAVSSEPGAVVSGQGAVVSGQGAVDGEQGAVSSEPGAVVSGQWSVGSEQGTVSGERADGDPNPKSQITNPKSEGPKSEIRNPKSQMLLRKVHQTIKRISDSLESLQFNTPVAALMELCNALYEFRFEPGEATAEEAAAVREACEALVLMLAPFAPHAAEELYAALAGNDRGMLANGARFPEFVAELARAEEVEIPVQVNGKLRARVLAAPDAGNADLERLALADAKVAEHTAGKQIVKIVVVPGRLVNIVVR, encoded by the coding sequence ATGGACGAGAAGTATTTCGCAAAAAAGATCGAAGACAAATGGCAGCGGATCTGGAACGAGACGAACGCGTTTCAGGCCGACGCCGGCGACCCGCGGCCTAAGTTTTACCAGCTTGAGATGCTGCCGTACCCGTCGGGCAACCTCCATATGGGCCACGTCCGCAACTATTCAGTCGGCGACGCGCTCGCCTGGTACAAACGGCTCAAGGGATTCAACGTTCTGCATCCGATCGGCTGGGATTCGTTCGGTCAGCCGGCCGAGGACGCGGCGATCAAGCGCGGCGTCGATCCGCGCGCCTGGACCGAAGAGAATCTCGCACATATGCGCGGCCAGCTACAGCGCCTCGGCCTGAGCTACGACTGGCAGACCGAGATCGCCGCGCACCGTCCGGAATACTACAAGTTCGACCAGTGGTTCTTCCTCAAGATGTTCGAGATGGGACTCGCCTACAAGAGAAAGACGCAGGTCAACTGGTGCGAGACCGACAAGGCCGTGCTCTCGAACGAGCAGGCGTCGGGCGGACTCTGCTGGCGGTGCGGGAACGGCGTCACGAAAAAGGACCTCGAACAGTGGTTCCTCAAGACGACCGCCTATGCCGACCAATTGCTCGACGATATGGCCGAGATCGAATCCGGCTGGGCCGAAAAGGTCCTCAAACGCCAGCGGGACTGGATCGGCCGCTCGGAAGGAGCGCTTGTCGATTTTGGATTGGGGATTGGGGATTTTGGATTGGGCGAATCGACTGACGGGCCGGATTCGGAAAATCCAAAATCCAAAATCGAAAATCCGAGATCGATTCGCGTGTTCACGACGCGGATCGACACGATCTACGGGGCGAACGCGGTCGTCGTCGCGGCCGAGCATCCGGTCGTCGAGGCTTATTTCGAATCATTTTCGGACGAGACGAAAGCGGCGATTGAGAAGATCCGCGCCGAAAAACTCAAAGTCGTCGACCACGAGACCGAGCAGGAAAAAGAGGGAATCGACACCGGGCTCCGCGCGGTCAATCCGTTCAGCGGCGAGGAACTGCCCGTCTGGGTCGGCAACTACGTGATGATGGAATACGGCACCGGCGCGGTGATGAGCGTTCCGGCCCACGACGAGCGCGATTTCGAATTCGCCAAGAAATACGGCCTGCCGATCCGCCAGGTGATCTCCGAGCCGCACCTCGCGCACGAGCACCACTCGATGCACGCGCTCGCGCTCGAACAGGCGTTCACCGGATACGGCGTCCTCGTCCATTCGGATTTCTGGAACGGCAAATCGAGCGAGGAGGCGAAAAAGGAGATGACGCGGCACGCCTCGGCCCACGGTTTCGGCGAGGGCGCGACGACCTATCGCCTCCGCGACTGGGGCATTTCGCGCCAGCGTTTCTGGGGTTCGCCGATCCCGATCGTCTATTGCGGCGCGTGCGGCGTGGTCCCCGAAAAATACGAGAATCTGCCGGTCAGGCTTCCCGAAAACGTCGCCATCACGGGTTCCGGCGAGTCGCCATTGGCGAAGGTCGAGGAATTCGTCAACACGGACTGCCCGCGCTGCGGCGGCAAGGCGCGGCGCGAGACGGACACGATGGACACGTTCGTCGATTCCTGCTGGTACTATTTCCGGTACATCGACCCGCGCAACGACGAGATGCCGTTCGACCCCGAAAAGGCGGCCTACTGGACGCCGGTCGATCAGTACATCGGCGGCGACGACCACGCGGTGATGCACCTCATCTACACGCGTTTCTGGTCGAAGGTGATGCGCGACATAGGGCTCGTGAAATTCAACGAGCCCGTCAAACGCCTTCTGACGCAGGGAATGGTCGTCGGCGAGACGTTTTTCGACGAGATCCCGAACCCGGACGATCCCGCCGGCAAGGGAAAGCGGATCTACTTTCCGCCGTCGCAGGTCACGGTCGAGCGGGACGCGAAGGGCAAGATCCTGTCGGCGGTGTCGGCCGACGGGAAAACTCTGAAGTCGGCGGTCGAGCGGATGTCGAAATCGAAAGGCAACGGCGTCGACCCGGACGAGATGGTCGAGATCTACGGCGCCGACGCGGCGCGGCTCTTCGTCCTCTTCGCCGCGCCGGTCGAGAACGAACTCGTCTGGAACGAAGCCGGCATCGAAGGCGCCGTCCGTTTCCTCCAGCGCGTCTGGCGCTTCGTCCGGACGGTGAGCGGTGAGCAGGGGGCGGTGAGCGGTGAGCCGGGAGCGGTGAGCAGTGAGCCGGGAGCGGTGGTCAGTGGTCAGGGGGCAGTGGTCAGTGGTCAGGGGGCGGTGGACGGTGAGCAGGGAGCGGTGAGCAGTGAGCCGGGGGCAGTGGTCAGTGGTCAGTGGTCAGTGGGCAGTGAGCAGGGAACGGTGAGCGGTGAGCGGGCGGATGGCGATCCAAATCCCAAATCACAAATCACAAATCCGAAATCCGAGGGTCCGAAATCCGAAATCCGAAATCCCAAATCCCAAATGCTGTTGCGTAAGGTTCACCAGACCATCAAGCGCATCTCGGACAGTCTTGAATCGCTGCAGTTCAACACGCCGGTCGCGGCGCTGATGGAGCTGTGCAACGCGCTCTACGAATTCAGGTTCGAGCCCGGAGAGGCGACGGCCGAAGAGGCGGCGGCGGTCCGCGAGGCGTGCGAGGCTTTGGTGCTGATGCTCGCGCCGTTCGCGCCGCACGCGGCCGAGGAACTCTACGCCGCGCTCGCCGGCAACGACCGCGGAATGCTCGCCAACGGCGCCCGTTTTCCGGAATTCGTCGCCGAACTCGCGCGCGCCGAAGAGGTCGAGATCCCGGTCCAGGTCAACGGCAAGCTCCGCGCCCGCGTCCTCGCCGCGCCCGACGCCGGCAACGCCGACCTCGAACGCCTCGCCCTCGCCGACGCCAAGGTCGCCGAACACACCGCCGGCAAACAGATCGTCAAGATCGTCGTCGTCCCCGGCCGCCTGGTGAACATCGTCGTGCGTTGA